A section of the Candidatus Neomarinimicrobiota bacterium genome encodes:
- a CDS encoding energy transducer TonB: MRILFLTRKSLIPRLSILAGMAILLLLACQPVREIAPHYILPQIEPDSFILFYPPEAYEKQIEGKVILRLRIEKEGNVSKAEVLTSSGYDILDNAALEMARTVRFTPGLVSGEPRALWITWPIVFELTSKRLLSLDLLEWRRGALEYQSTASAGDLQSRQIAQRDLLRHYVHLANRMVNSRSVFPNRTIMDVVTPDIRDSWVEYQDVWPLTFVLFQDYIQRYPDSESYGMAEDHLVDYLMNEVFLLKQVRSEGTYVDKPRLRLLNSLTQYLQEHYPGALRQN; this comes from the coding sequence ATGAGAATTCTTTTTTTGACACGTAAGTCATTAATTCCGAGGCTTAGCATCCTGGCTGGCATGGCAATCCTTCTTTTGCTGGCTTGTCAACCAGTAAGAGAAATTGCTCCACACTATATTCTCCCTCAAATCGAACCGGATAGTTTCATTTTATTCTATCCTCCTGAAGCCTACGAGAAACAGATAGAAGGGAAGGTTATACTGCGGTTACGGATAGAGAAAGAGGGCAACGTGAGTAAAGCGGAAGTGCTTACATCTTCCGGCTATGACATTCTGGACAACGCAGCGCTGGAAATGGCTCGGACTGTCCGTTTTACACCGGGGCTGGTCAGTGGTGAACCTCGAGCGCTCTGGATAACCTGGCCGATAGTTTTTGAGTTGACATCTAAGCGATTGTTATCCTTAGATTTATTGGAGTGGCGACGTGGAGCATTAGAGTATCAGTCAACAGCTTCAGCGGGAGATCTCCAAAGCCGTCAGATTGCCCAAAGGGATCTACTAAGACATTACGTCCACCTGGCGAACAGAATGGTGAACAGCCGTTCGGTTTTTCCCAACCGCACAATTATGGATGTTGTTACACCGGACATACGCGATTCATGGGTGGAATATCAAGATGTCTGGCCGTTGACGTTTGTTCTATTTCAGGATTATATCCAACGCTATCCCGACAGCGAGTCTTACGGTATGGCGGAAGACCATTTGGTGGATTATCTCATGAACGAAGTTTTTCTTCTGAAACAAGTTAGATCGGAAGGCACATACGTCGACAAGCCAAGACTAAGGCTGCTTAACAGCCTAACCCAGTATTTACAAGAGCATTATCCGGGGGCTTTAAGACAAAATTAG